A single window of Shewanella sp. Choline-02u-19 DNA harbors:
- a CDS encoding PhoH family protein: MEQDDRKLFVLDTNVLLHEPLAIYSFKEHDVVVPMTVLEELDLIKDRKRDVSRDARVAIRALEDILGGKTTPEEIVKGVPLPRREDHSDANGTLSIFPDHQIEFTMGSMPGDSNDNRIINTALYLQEQHKPRSVVLVTKDINMRLKAKGAGIQLVEDYRTDQLIDDIRFLTKGFHKFDGDFWQHTDDVTTESNGRHTVHKVPIDKLGDDIFYTNQYLLDEGKEFCGRIIEKTATELKFLDLGQERLMNLNAWGIRPKNIYQGMALQALLDPDIDLVILTGPAGCGKTLLAMAAALEMVVERGKYDKIIVTRNTPEIAESIGFLPGTEEEKMTPWLAAITDTLEVLHKNDVNPSGSMNYIMDKANIQFKSINFMRGRSIQNSVVLLDECQNLTASQIKTMITRMGEGTKMICSGNLAQIDSNYLTAVTSGLTYIVERFKDFDGSANIYLNGVVRSRLAEFAEENL, from the coding sequence ATGGAACAAGACGACAGAAAGTTGTTTGTACTGGATACCAACGTATTACTGCATGAACCTTTGGCTATTTACTCATTTAAGGAACATGACGTAGTCGTACCAATGACAGTTTTAGAAGAACTGGATCTGATTAAGGACAGAAAGAGAGACGTTAGCCGCGATGCAAGAGTCGCGATTCGAGCATTAGAAGACATTTTGGGCGGTAAGACTACGCCAGAAGAGATCGTTAAAGGGGTGCCACTACCTAGGCGAGAAGATCATAGTGATGCTAATGGCACTTTATCGATTTTCCCTGACCATCAAATTGAATTTACGATGGGCAGCATGCCGGGTGATAGTAACGATAACCGCATTATTAATACCGCTCTATACCTACAAGAACAGCACAAACCTCGCAGTGTGGTCCTCGTCACCAAAGACATCAATATGCGCTTAAAAGCGAAAGGCGCAGGCATTCAATTGGTTGAAGACTATCGCACTGACCAGTTAATTGACGACATCCGCTTTTTAACTAAAGGCTTTCACAAGTTTGACGGCGACTTTTGGCAACATACCGATGATGTCACCACCGAAAGTAACGGTCGCCATACGGTGCATAAGGTGCCTATCGATAAACTCGGTGATGACATTTTCTACACCAATCAATACCTGTTGGATGAAGGTAAAGAGTTCTGTGGCCGCATTATCGAGAAAACCGCAACCGAGTTGAAGTTTTTAGATCTCGGACAAGAACGATTGATGAACCTCAATGCATGGGGGATTAGGCCGAAAAATATTTATCAAGGCATGGCGTTACAGGCATTACTGGATCCAGACATTGATCTGGTGATCTTAACCGGCCCAGCTGGCTGTGGTAAAACTCTACTGGCGATGGCCGCTGCGCTGGAGATGGTGGTGGAACGGGGTAAGTATGACAAAATTATCGTCACTCGAAACACGCCTGAAATTGCCGAGTCGATAGGGTTTTTACCTGGCACGGAAGAGGAGAAAATGACGCCTTGGTTAGCCGCCATTACCGACACCTTAGAGGTGTTGCATAAAAATGATGTTAACCCCAGTGGCAGCATGAACTACATCATGGACAAGGCCAATATTCAGTTTAAATCGATTAACTTTATGCGTGGTCGTTCTATTCAAAACTCTGTGGTGCTGCTGGATGAGTGTCAAAACTTAACCGCGTCGCAGATCAAAACCATGATCACGCGGATGGGAGAGGGGACAAAAATGATTTGTAGCGGTAATTTGGCGCAGATAGATTCAAATTATTTAACTGCGGTTACCTCTGGTCTAACCTATATTGTCGAGCGTTTTAAGGATTTTGATGGTAGTGCTAACATTTATTTAAACGGTGTTGTACGTTCTCGATTGGCGGAGTTTGCTGAAGAAAACTTATAA
- the rapA gene encoding RNA polymerase-associated protein RapA produces MPFSLGQRWISDTESELGLGTVVGMEGRMVTVLFSATGENRLFSRSEAPLTRVIFNPGDKVESHDEWSLTVTEVEEKDNLITYHGTHNETGEQVSLRETLLNHNIRFNKPQDRLFAGQIDRMDRFGVRYQCQLLRNKLATSDLLGLQGPRVGLIPHQQWIAHEVGRRFAPRVLLADEVGLGKTIEAGLIIHQQLLTGRAERILVIVPDTLRHQWLVEMLRRFNLRFSVFDEDRCVEAYADNDNPFYTEQLVICSLELLRKKKRLEQALDADWDLMVVDEAHHLEWSEDAPSRAYKVVEALSEVVPGVLLLTATPDQLGHQSHFARLRLLDPDRFYDYPSFLKEEESYKDVATAAEGLASRDALSSDAIASLTELLSEKDISDSISLIQDESASDDKRHQAREELLQDLLDRHGTGRVLYRNSRASVKGFPTRNLHIHPQTMPEQYVTASRVSEMMNKHLDTNAKVRQVLSPEKIYHDFDSASASWWKFDPRVDWLIDFLKTNRSKKVLIIASQAETALSLEEALRTREGIQATVFHEGMSIIERDKAGAYFAQETGGAQALICSEIGSEGRNFQFASNLVLFDLPLNPDLLEQRIGRLDRIGQKNDVEIHLPYLAGTAQERLMQWYHQGLNAFECTCPSGHILFGEFAAELLETLVNSDESILETLLENTKVRYQELKVAMEQGRDKLLEINSHGGERANKLVESLAARDGDTHLIGSVIRLWDIIGVEQEDSGENAIVLRPSEHMMFPTYPGLPEDGITVTFDRDIALSRDDIALITQEHPIVQTGLDLITSSETGTTSVAVLKNKALPAGTIFLELIYMADASAPKSSQLYRYLPPTPIRILLDKNGNNLSENVTYESFDRQLSAVNRHLASKLVTASQAILHPLFAKAETFAAAELKLLTESAREKMTQQLSGELERLKALKAVNPNIREEELTHLSGQMSELNRYLDGSQLQLDAVRLVLVSHA; encoded by the coding sequence ATGCCGTTTTCCCTAGGTCAACGCTGGATCAGCGATACCGAATCTGAATTAGGTTTGGGTACAGTCGTCGGTATGGAAGGCCGTATGGTCACTGTACTTTTTTCTGCGACTGGCGAGAATAGATTGTTTTCTCGTTCAGAAGCCCCGCTAACACGCGTTATCTTCAATCCAGGCGATAAAGTTGAGAGCCATGACGAATGGAGCTTAACCGTCACTGAAGTTGAAGAAAAAGATAACCTTATTACCTACCACGGCACTCATAACGAAACCGGCGAGCAAGTTAGCCTGCGTGAAACGTTACTTAATCACAATATTCGTTTTAATAAACCGCAAGACCGTCTATTTGCAGGTCAAATTGACCGCATGGACCGTTTCGGTGTGCGCTATCAGTGTCAGTTACTCAGAAATAAATTGGCGACATCCGATCTCCTTGGATTACAAGGGCCAAGAGTTGGATTGATCCCACATCAGCAGTGGATTGCTCATGAAGTAGGTCGACGTTTTGCGCCGCGCGTATTACTGGCCGATGAAGTGGGTCTGGGTAAAACCATTGAAGCGGGCTTGATCATTCATCAACAACTGCTGACTGGCCGCGCTGAACGTATTTTGGTTATTGTGCCAGATACATTACGCCACCAATGGCTTGTAGAGATGCTGCGCCGCTTTAACTTGCGTTTCTCTGTTTTCGACGAAGACCGCTGCGTTGAGGCTTATGCTGATAACGACAACCCTTTCTACACTGAACAATTGGTGATTTGCTCACTCGAGCTATTACGGAAGAAAAAACGTTTAGAACAAGCATTGGATGCCGACTGGGATTTAATGGTTGTAGATGAAGCTCACCATTTAGAGTGGTCTGAAGATGCACCAAGCCGTGCTTATAAGGTGGTTGAAGCCTTAAGTGAAGTGGTTCCGGGCGTCTTACTGCTGACTGCCACCCCAGATCAATTAGGTCATCAGAGTCACTTTGCCCGCCTGCGTTTACTCGATCCGGATCGTTTTTATGACTACCCCTCTTTCTTAAAAGAGGAAGAGAGTTATAAAGATGTTGCCACCGCTGCAGAGGGATTAGCCAGTCGCGATGCTCTTTCAAGTGATGCCATTGCCAGCCTAACAGAGTTGTTATCTGAAAAAGATATCAGTGACAGCATTAGCCTTATTCAAGACGAGAGCGCGAGCGACGATAAGCGTCATCAAGCCCGTGAAGAACTGCTGCAAGATCTGCTTGACCGTCATGGTACTGGCCGCGTGTTATACCGTAACAGCCGTGCTTCGGTAAAAGGTTTCCCAACACGTAACTTACATATTCATCCGCAGACGATGCCAGAACAATACGTTACCGCTTCTCGCGTTAGCGAAATGATGAACAAACATTTAGACACTAACGCCAAAGTGAGACAAGTACTCAGCCCTGAAAAAATCTACCACGATTTTGACAGTGCCAGTGCCAGTTGGTGGAAGTTTGATCCCCGTGTTGATTGGTTAATTGATTTCCTTAAGACTAATCGCAGCAAAAAAGTGCTCATTATCGCCAGCCAAGCTGAAACGGCCTTGAGTTTGGAGGAAGCATTGCGTACCCGCGAAGGTATTCAAGCTACCGTATTCCACGAAGGCATGTCGATTATCGAACGCGATAAAGCCGGCGCATACTTCGCCCAGGAAACTGGTGGAGCACAGGCATTGATCTGTAGTGAGATTGGTTCAGAAGGTCGTAACTTCCAGTTTGCCAGCAACTTAGTCTTATTTGATTTACCGCTTAACCCGGACTTGCTTGAGCAACGCATTGGCCGTCTCGATCGTATCGGGCAAAAGAATGACGTTGAGATCCATCTGCCTTATTTGGCCGGTACCGCTCAAGAACGTTTAATGCAGTGGTATCACCAAGGGCTAAACGCCTTTGAGTGTACTTGTCCAAGTGGACACATTCTATTTGGTGAATTTGCAGCCGAATTGCTAGAGACCTTAGTCAATAGCGATGAATCTATTCTTGAGACTTTGCTCGAAAACACCAAGGTGCGTTATCAAGAGCTTAAAGTGGCCATGGAACAAGGCCGCGATAAACTGCTTGAGATTAACTCTCATGGCGGCGAACGAGCAAACAAACTGGTAGAAAGCTTGGCGGCAAGAGACGGAGATACTCACTTAATCGGTTCGGTTATTCGTCTATGGGACATCATTGGTGTTGAGCAAGAAGACAGTGGTGAAAACGCCATTGTGCTGCGCCCAAGTGAACATATGATGTTCCCGACCTATCCAGGTTTGCCAGAAGATGGTATTACGGTTACCTTCGATCGTGATATCGCACTATCTCGAGATGATATCGCCTTAATCACTCAGGAACACCCGATAGTGCAGACCGGGCTAGATCTAATCACCTCGTCAGAAACCGGTACCACGAGTGTGGCAGTGCTAAAGAACAAAGCATTACCCGCTGGCACTATTTTCTTAGAGCTTATCTATATGGCTGATGCTTCTGCACCAAAATCGAGCCAGCTTTATCGTTATTTGCCGCCGACACCTATTCGTATCTTACTCGATAAGAATGGTAATAACTTGTCAGAGAATGTGACTTACGAAAGCTTCGATAGACAATTAAGCGCTGTTAATCGTCATCTTGCCAGTAAGTTAGTCACCGCATCGCAAGCGATTTTACATCCGTTATTTGCTAAAGCTGAGACCTTTGCTGCAGCCGAGCTGAAATTGCTAACGGAAAGCGCTCGTGAAAAAATGACTCAACAACTGTCAGGTGAACTTGAGCGACTAAAAGCACTTAAAGCGGTTAACCCAAATATCCGTGAGGAAGAGTTAACCCATCTCAGTGGACAAATGAGTGAACTAAATCGCTACTTGGATGGTAGCCAGCTTCAGCTTGATGCAGTTCGCTTGGTGTTAGTTAGCCACGCTTAA
- a CDS encoding DUF3530 family protein encodes MYHRHLSVASCGLALAFALLISMVSFTTLASTSKFSYLPENEINYVQVDDQDYPVLLRPWQGKKKLGLAIIVPGLGLSPDEGGFTAYLRRKLNKAGWATLTITPPQRPGMPNYTTQAVHVANAGEKQLSQQSTQAMPVFSEEQQTLNIQRQQSFFISSMSQLDNLGKQFQGKRLLISSDDSAGIIIELLKDNKLPMPDMLAIINPYNDNPSQNQALAAQLAELTIPVLDIQSRDGTSASLATQQSRFDLSPQNAPFRYHQYKILLDLQHKEGWSGGSKIIEGFALRINKAYPNR; translated from the coding sequence ATGTACCATCGTCATTTAAGCGTTGCCTCTTGCGGACTTGCGCTCGCCTTTGCCCTACTAATATCAATGGTCTCTTTTACCACTTTAGCCTCGACATCAAAATTCAGTTACCTGCCAGAAAATGAAATCAACTATGTCCAAGTTGATGATCAAGATTACCCTGTTCTATTGAGGCCTTGGCAAGGAAAGAAAAAATTAGGACTAGCGATTATTGTTCCAGGACTAGGCCTCAGCCCTGACGAAGGCGGCTTCACCGCCTACTTACGCCGTAAACTAAACAAAGCGGGTTGGGCCACATTAACCATTACACCACCGCAAAGACCAGGCATGCCCAATTACACCACACAAGCTGTGCATGTCGCCAACGCAGGGGAAAAGCAACTTAGCCAACAAAGCACCCAAGCCATGCCGGTTTTTAGTGAAGAACAACAAACACTTAATATTCAACGACAGCAGAGTTTTTTCATTAGCTCTATGTCGCAGCTCGATAACCTAGGTAAGCAATTTCAGGGCAAACGCTTGTTGATCAGCAGTGACGACAGCGCCGGTATCATCATCGAATTGCTCAAAGACAATAAGCTCCCCATGCCCGATATGCTCGCTATCATCAATCCCTATAATGACAATCCCAGCCAAAACCAAGCACTAGCAGCTCAATTGGCAGAGCTGACCATTCCAGTTCTCGATATTCAGTCTAGAGATGGCACCTCCGCCTCACTTGCTACCCAGCAAAGTCGATTTGATCTTTCGCCTCAAAATGCGCCTTTTAGATATCATCAATATAAGATCTTACTTGATCTACAGCATAAAGAAGGTTGGAGCGGGGGCAGTAAAATTATCGAAGGGTTCGCATTGCGGATTAATAAAGCCTATCCGAATAGATAG
- a CDS encoding YqhA family protein — MIVRELFERFLWSSRLSVMVGVLSCIIAAFVVFAMGLKDVVHMLQLIWGYVFSGSHAIRNDLVMVVVEILDTFLLGSVLLIFAFGLYELFISNLGEASKSEAGGKILIISSIDSLKSKLGKVILMMLIIKVFSFFSEMKPTTSLDLLYMGVTVVLIAWSLKLSKD; from the coding sequence ATGATTGTGCGCGAACTTTTTGAACGGTTTTTATGGAGTAGCCGACTCTCGGTGATGGTTGGTGTGTTGTCCTGCATCATTGCGGCATTTGTGGTGTTCGCGATGGGGCTTAAAGATGTGGTTCATATGCTGCAACTTATCTGGGGCTACGTGTTTAGTGGCAGTCATGCTATCCGTAACGACTTAGTGATGGTCGTGGTAGAGATTTTAGATACTTTTTTACTGGGTTCAGTGTTGTTGATTTTTGCTTTTGGTTTATATGAACTATTTATCAGTAACTTGGGTGAAGCGAGTAAAAGCGAAGCTGGCGGAAAAATCCTAATCATTAGCAGTATCGATTCCCTTAAGAGCAAGTTAGGCAAAGTGATACTGATGATGCTTATCATCAAGGTCTTTTCATTCTTTAGTGAAATGAAACCGACGACTAGCTTAGATCTGTTGTATATGGGTGTGACCGTGGTATTAATTGCCTGGTCGCTAAAACTAAGTAAAGACTAA
- a CDS encoding crotonase/enoyl-CoA hydratase family protein: protein MSNNLVCVRKEEGIAYVSLNRPDKYNALNYELFKEIDTCINSLKKDKALRAVILFGEGHSFCSGLDVKSVNRSPFDAVKLLFKLLPGNANLAQRVSIGWRRLPVPVIAVLEGVCYGGGMQIALGADFRIAAPECKLSIMEARWGLVPDMAGFVGLRELMPKDQALMLTMTADILTAEQARSFNLLTAVEADPMAAAIVLAQRLIQTSPDANAAIKQSIQKSWSAPIRQLLRRESCYQVRLLAGKNRIIAAIRQSKSPQKEYKNRQSGW, encoded by the coding sequence ATGAGCAATAATTTAGTCTGTGTGAGAAAAGAAGAGGGTATTGCTTACGTGTCTCTAAATCGCCCAGATAAGTATAATGCTTTGAATTATGAGCTTTTTAAAGAAATAGATACCTGTATCAATAGCCTTAAAAAGGATAAAGCACTGCGAGCGGTCATTCTGTTTGGCGAAGGACACAGTTTTTGTTCTGGGCTCGATGTGAAGAGTGTTAATCGTTCGCCATTCGATGCTGTGAAGCTATTATTTAAACTGCTACCTGGCAATGCTAATTTGGCTCAACGTGTTTCTATCGGCTGGCGCCGACTGCCAGTGCCTGTTATCGCCGTGCTTGAAGGCGTTTGCTACGGTGGTGGTATGCAAATCGCCCTAGGGGCAGACTTTAGAATTGCAGCGCCAGAGTGTAAATTGTCGATAATGGAGGCTCGTTGGGGGTTAGTGCCTGATATGGCTGGTTTTGTTGGGCTTAGAGAGCTAATGCCTAAAGATCAAGCGCTTATGCTAACGATGACGGCGGATATATTGACGGCTGAGCAAGCACGGTCTTTCAACTTACTGACTGCGGTTGAAGCCGATCCTATGGCTGCAGCGATAGTATTAGCCCAGCGGTTGATACAAACATCTCCCGATGCCAACGCGGCGATTAAGCAAAGTATTCAAAAAAGTTGGAGCGCGCCCATTCGGCAATTACTGCGAAGAGAGTCGTGTTATCAAGTAAGATTGCTTGCTGGAAAGAATCGAATTATTGCGGCAATTCGGCAATCAAAAAGTCCTCAGAAAGAGTACAAAAATAGACAATCTGGTTGGTAG
- a CDS encoding response regulator, translated as MSFPVLICDDSALARKQMARTLPKEWDVELTYAANGAEGIDAIREGKGAIVFLDLNMPVMDGYEVLEAIQREDLPALVIVVSGDIQIKAHERVKVLGALDFIQKPVSVDAISHILQEYGILELAVGANQTQNPMVEVDLRDACQEVANVAMGRAADLLSKLLNVFVLLPIPNVNVLEVSELTMTLKATEENGTVSALCQGFIGAGIAGEALLLFHDSSFQDMAKLMKLENPEDENTELEVMMDTGNVLIGAFLNGISEQLHMKFSQSHPVVLGRHCTANDLIHENADKWERTLAMEINYRIEDHDIQCDLLLLFTEDSLPTLNYKLGYLLD; from the coding sequence ATGTCATTCCCTGTACTGATATGTGACGACTCTGCGCTCGCAAGAAAGCAGATGGCGCGAACCCTGCCAAAAGAGTGGGACGTAGAACTCACCTATGCTGCTAATGGTGCCGAAGGGATTGATGCGATACGCGAAGGTAAAGGCGCGATTGTTTTTCTAGATTTGAACATGCCCGTTATGGATGGCTATGAAGTGCTTGAAGCAATTCAAAGAGAAGATCTTCCTGCGCTCGTCATTGTTGTTTCTGGTGACATCCAAATAAAAGCGCATGAACGAGTCAAAGTACTCGGCGCGCTCGATTTTATTCAAAAACCCGTTAGCGTTGACGCTATTAGCCATATTCTGCAGGAATACGGCATCTTAGAGCTCGCCGTTGGCGCAAACCAAACACAAAACCCCATGGTTGAGGTCGACTTACGTGATGCTTGTCAGGAGGTCGCTAACGTCGCTATGGGTCGTGCAGCGGATCTACTTTCAAAGCTACTCAACGTATTTGTATTACTGCCTATCCCCAACGTCAATGTACTCGAGGTTAGCGAGCTGACGATGACGCTTAAAGCCACGGAAGAAAATGGTACCGTGTCGGCTCTATGCCAAGGTTTTATCGGCGCTGGCATCGCAGGCGAAGCACTGCTGCTATTCCATGACTCCTCTTTTCAAGACATGGCAAAGCTGATGAAGCTTGAAAATCCTGAAGATGAAAATACTGAGCTTGAGGTCATGATGGATACGGGCAACGTACTTATCGGTGCCTTTCTCAATGGGATCTCTGAGCAACTGCATATGAAGTTCAGCCAAAGCCATCCCGTGGTGCTTGGCCGACACTGTACAGCCAATGATCTCATTCATGAGAATGCTGACAAATGGGAACGCACGCTGGCAATGGAAATTAATTATCGTATTGAAGATCATGACATTCAATGTGATTTACTATTGTTGTTTACTGAAGACTCTTTGCCCACGCTTAATTATAAGCTCGGCTACTTGCTAGATTAA
- a CDS encoding sensor domain-containing diguanylate cyclase: MANDLSAMNELHWLIDMVQTIEVGLVVLDQDYNIQLWNGFMENHSGVSPNSIKGKNLFEQFEYLPSKWLKHKMESVFLLKNRAFISWEQRPFVFQFKNYRPITGRADFMYQNVTLLPLSSLTGEVTHLSMIVYDVTDVAVNRLQLKAVNESLEVLSQIDGLTQLYNRRHWQLCMQKEFDRNSRYGDETTLVMLDIDNFKVINDTYGHQAGDKVIQNVSHLINKSLRETDCAGRYGGEEFGVVLANTPAANALYFAERLRKKVEQSETMYADNIIKVTISIGICDIQPQILSSESWLSLADQALYQAKGAGKNSCVIHQHLLS, from the coding sequence ATGGCAAACGATCTAAGCGCAATGAATGAGCTCCACTGGCTAATTGATATGGTGCAAACCATTGAAGTGGGCTTAGTCGTACTCGATCAAGATTACAATATCCAGCTGTGGAATGGTTTTATGGAAAACCACAGTGGTGTGTCACCCAACTCGATTAAGGGCAAGAACCTATTTGAGCAGTTTGAGTACTTACCTTCTAAGTGGCTTAAGCATAAAATGGAATCAGTATTCCTCCTTAAAAATCGTGCATTTATTAGTTGGGAACAACGACCGTTTGTTTTCCAATTTAAAAATTACCGCCCCATCACTGGCCGCGCTGATTTCATGTATCAGAATGTCACGTTATTGCCGTTGTCATCACTGACAGGTGAAGTGACCCATTTAAGCATGATTGTTTATGATGTGACGGATGTTGCCGTCAACAGATTGCAGCTTAAAGCAGTCAATGAGAGCCTTGAAGTGCTAAGCCAGATAGATGGGTTAACTCAACTGTATAATCGTCGTCACTGGCAGTTATGCATGCAAAAAGAGTTCGACCGTAACAGCCGCTACGGCGATGAAACCACTTTAGTGATGCTAGACATTGATAATTTTAAAGTGATCAATGATACCTATGGCCATCAGGCTGGCGATAAAGTGATTCAGAATGTATCTCACTTAATTAATAAATCTTTGCGTGAAACCGATTGCGCTGGTCGCTATGGTGGCGAGGAGTTTGGCGTAGTATTAGCCAATACCCCTGCAGCTAATGCGCTTTATTTTGCGGAACGATTACGCAAAAAAGTTGAGCAGTCTGAAACAATGTATGCTGACAATATTATTAAAGTCACTATTAGTATCGGCATTTGTGACATTCAGCCACAGATCCTTAGCAGTGAATCTTGGTTGTCATTAGCAGACCAAGCTTTATATCAAGCAAAAGGGGCAGGAAAAAACTCCTGTGTTATTCACCAACACCTGCTAAGTTAA
- the rraB gene encoding ribonuclease E inhibitor RraB, with amino-acid sequence MSIERLLNEQKAENREIVEAILADGSLPDADYTIEHHFSSTNFDRLEKAAVEAFKLGFEVNDAEEMELDDGSVIICFDAVASHQLDVELLDTACEKLIQLAAKQKVDYDGWGTYFIDEDGEVRDEEDEDEEDEDEDKLH; translated from the coding sequence ATGTCTATTGAACGCCTGTTAAACGAACAGAAAGCAGAGAACCGTGAAATCGTTGAAGCAATACTTGCTGACGGTTCATTACCTGATGCCGATTACACGATTGAGCATCACTTCTCATCGACCAATTTTGATCGCTTGGAAAAAGCGGCAGTAGAAGCCTTTAAGCTTGGCTTTGAAGTGAACGATGCTGAAGAGATGGAGCTGGATGACGGTTCTGTGATTATCTGCTTTGATGCCGTCGCTTCACACCAGCTCGATGTTGAGTTACTCGATACCGCTTGTGAGAAGTTAATTCAGTTAGCGGCAAAACAAAAAGTTGATTATGACGGATGGGGCACTTACTTCATTGATGAAGATGGCGAAGTCCGTGATGAAGAAGATGAAGATGAAGAAGACGAAGACGAAGATAAGCTGCATTAA
- a CDS encoding 1-acylglycerol-3-phosphate O-acyltransferase: MLLILRCLILSVMLVLAFIIGGLACVLRPRHRDNVHMFAKIFSWAAPVLGIKVITRKSKCESDEPRVFLANHQNNFDMFTHTAMVPKGTVSLGKKSLAWMPLFGQIYWLSGNILIDRKNRSKAFDTMAATARKIKEKCLSVWIFPEGTRSRGKGLLPFKAGAFYTAIAAGVPMVPVLASNQSHIKLNRWNNGIVIIEMMEPIETKSFDKTQVKELSKRIHILMSEKLSQLNQEASALMTKAV; encoded by the coding sequence GTGCTGTTAATCCTTAGGTGTTTGATTTTATCTGTCATGCTTGTTTTAGCCTTTATTATTGGTGGATTAGCGTGCGTTTTACGACCACGTCACCGTGATAATGTGCATATGTTCGCTAAGATTTTTTCTTGGGCTGCACCCGTGTTGGGCATTAAAGTTATTACGCGCAAGTCTAAATGTGAAAGCGATGAGCCTCGTGTGTTTCTAGCTAATCATCAAAACAATTTCGATATGTTTACCCATACTGCGATGGTACCTAAAGGTACGGTGAGTTTAGGTAAAAAGAGTCTCGCGTGGATGCCGTTGTTTGGTCAAATCTACTGGCTATCAGGTAATATTTTGATTGATCGTAAAAATCGCAGCAAGGCGTTTGATACCATGGCAGCGACAGCGAGAAAAATCAAAGAGAAGTGCTTGTCAGTATGGATATTCCCTGAAGGAACACGTTCTCGTGGCAAGGGGTTGCTGCCTTTTAAAGCTGGTGCTTTTTATACGGCGATTGCGGCGGGCGTGCCTATGGTGCCTGTACTGGCGTCTAATCAAAGTCATATCAAACTGAATCGTTGGAATAATGGCATTGTTATTATTGAGATGATGGAGCCTATCGAAACCAAGAGTTTTGATAAAACACAAGTTAAAGAGCTGTCTAAGCGGATCCATATCTTGATGTCCGAAAAATTGTCACAGTTGAACCAAGAAGCTTCTGCATTAATGACTAAAGCGGTATAA
- a CDS encoding metal ABC transporter permease encodes MFDLDLLSILFPAFVAGILVLSTHVVLGQQVLKRGIIFIDLAIAQVAALGAIVGHLNHDIEALPFSNVWMPALFAIAGAGFIAWLSKRMADELEAIIGCFYVLAAVAAMLLLSNDPHGAEMLKQLMSGQILWVSWSQLFLPASIYAAILLLLAFKPKILAGRGFYLIFAVVITLSVELVGVYLVFSSLILPALAVNHYAGRFKLGWAYVVGLFGYVAGLVLSASFDLPSGAAIVATLAVSAICFRLVLLLRKKYWPAKAGLVEVRP; translated from the coding sequence ATGTTTGATCTGGATCTTTTATCTATTTTGTTCCCCGCATTTGTTGCGGGGATACTCGTTTTGTCTACCCATGTGGTACTAGGACAACAAGTGCTAAAGCGTGGGATCATCTTTATTGATCTTGCTATTGCACAGGTCGCTGCATTAGGTGCCATCGTGGGCCATCTCAACCATGATATTGAAGCCTTACCTTTCTCCAATGTGTGGATGCCCGCATTATTTGCCATTGCGGGTGCGGGCTTTATCGCTTGGTTATCTAAACGGATGGCAGATGAACTGGAGGCGATTATTGGTTGTTTCTATGTATTAGCTGCCGTGGCTGCGATGCTGCTATTATCGAATGACCCTCACGGGGCTGAAATGCTAAAGCAGTTGATGTCAGGGCAAATACTATGGGTGAGCTGGAGTCAATTGTTTCTGCCTGCCAGTATATATGCAGCTATTCTTCTATTATTGGCTTTTAAACCTAAAATTCTTGCTGGGCGAGGTTTCTATCTGATATTTGCGGTAGTCATTACCCTGTCAGTCGAGCTGGTAGGCGTCTATTTAGTGTTTAGCTCTCTGATATTACCCGCGCTGGCGGTTAATCATTATGCTGGGCGTTTTAAGCTCGGCTGGGCTTATGTGGTCGGCTTGTTCGGTTATGTTGCAGGCTTAGTATTATCCGCCTCATTTGATTTGCCAAGCGGTGCGGCCATCGTGGCGACGTTAGCCGTCAGCGCTATTTGCTTTAGATTAGTACTGCTTCTACGGAAAAAATATTGGCCTGCAAAGGCTGGTTTAGTTGAGGTCAGACCTTAA